From Selenomonas ruminantium AC2024, a single genomic window includes:
- a CDS encoding alpha/beta hydrolase, with protein sequence MLKKIIKNKKMVLAALVAGVMSFGLMGNGAQAADKGGAGMKSAEVKSDRMIKAEKLQLTQEWDKVFPKSDKVDHRKVTFVNRYGITLAADMYVPKNAQGKLPAIAVSGPFGAVKEQSSGLYAQEMAERGFLTIAFDPSFTGESGGQPRYVASPDINTEDFSAAVDFLSVQDNVDANRIGIIGICGWGGMALNAAASDTRIKATVASTMYDMTRVMANGYFDYEKDKETLKKERYANREAINAQRTVDYKAGYYKNSGGVVDPLPADAPQFVKDYYAYYKTERGYHSRSLNSNGGWNQTSALSFMNMPILSYADEIKNAVMVLHGEKAHSRYFGEDAFKKLKGGNKELVIVPGASHVDLYDNKAKIPFARIEAFFQQNLK encoded by the coding sequence ATGTTGAAGAAAATAATCAAAAACAAAAAGATGGTTTTGGCCGCTCTGGTGGCAGGCGTGATGTCTTTTGGTCTTATGGGAAATGGTGCACAGGCAGCAGATAAAGGAGGGGCAGGCATGAAGTCGGCAGAGGTTAAAAGCGACAGAATGATTAAAGCCGAAAAATTGCAGCTTACGCAGGAGTGGGACAAGGTGTTCCCAAAGAGTGACAAGGTGGACCATCGCAAGGTTACTTTTGTCAACCGTTATGGCATCACCTTGGCAGCCGATATGTATGTGCCGAAAAATGCGCAGGGAAAACTCCCGGCCATTGCGGTAAGCGGCCCCTTTGGTGCCGTCAAGGAGCAGTCCTCCGGCCTCTATGCGCAGGAAATGGCTGAACGCGGTTTCTTGACTATTGCCTTTGACCCGTCCTTTACCGGGGAAAGCGGTGGTCAGCCTCGCTATGTCGCTTCGCCGGATATCAATACGGAAGATTTTTCTGCAGCCGTTGATTTTCTTTCCGTGCAGGATAATGTAGACGCGAATCGCATCGGCATTATTGGCATTTGCGGCTGGGGCGGCATGGCGCTCAATGCAGCGGCCAGCGATACGCGTATCAAAGCCACGGTGGCTTCCACGATGTACGATATGACCAGAGTTATGGCCAACGGCTATTTTGATTACGAAAAAGACAAGGAAACATTGAAAAAAGAGCGCTATGCCAACCGCGAAGCCATAAATGCTCAGCGCACGGTGGACTATAAAGCCGGTTATTACAAGAACTCCGGCGGTGTGGTTGACCCGCTGCCGGCTGATGCGCCGCAGTTCGTGAAGGATTATTATGCTTACTATAAGACGGAGCGCGGCTATCATTCCCGTTCACTGAATTCTAACGGCGGCTGGAATCAGACTTCGGCCCTTTCATTTATGAATATGCCGATTCTGTCCTATGCCGATGAAATCAAGAATGCCGTTATGGTTTTGCATGGTGAGAAAGCCCATTCCCGTTACTTTGGCGAAGATGCCTTCAAAAAGCTCAAGGGCGGTAACAAGGAACTGGTGATTGTTCCCGGTGCGTCTCATGTTGACCTCTACGATAACAAAGCCAAGATTCCTTTTGCGAGAATTGAGGCATTCTTTCAGCAGAACTTAAAATAA